The genomic interval AAGCCGTGGCTGTCAGTGGCGGCACGTAAGCTGTGCGCATGGCTTTACTCCCGGACAGCTCCCTCCCCGCCAACCGCCCCGCGCCCGCCGCCGAGCACGCCAACGAGGCCATCCGCGCCCTCGTCGACGCCTCCGGAGAGGGCTGGTCCGAGGTGGAGGCGGCGACATACGAAGTGCTGCTCATCGAGTGGGCGGCGGCGACCCGGGGCGGCCCCGACATCATCGAAGCCGCCTGACCCGCCCCCGCCCCGCTCCGCAGACCTCTACGCGTGCCTGACCCGGGAGGTCGTCGACCGCCCCGGCCTCCGCAGGGCGGAGGAGGGGCAAGTCCTCCACGGCACGGTCCAGCTGCGAGGCCGCCCCTGATGTGCCGTTGTACAGGTCGTGACCGTTGCGGTCGGTCGCCAACGCTCATCACCCCGTCGTGGAAGTCGAGCCGGGGAGCCGTACAGCAGGGCGCGGAACGGACGCCGGGGCACAGTTCCTGAACAGGCGATCCCCATCAGGGGTATCCGGAGGTGCCGCGGCGGTTTCCGGTGCACACTGGGCACCAAGAGGCGTCGAGTCCTGTTGGGAGGCGGAAGGGTGAACGCCGGCAGTGGTAGACGGCGCCTGCCCGGCCGGGGCTCCGCCGGGCAACGCTCGGCCGGCGCGAACGTGCGGTTCCGCCGGAGCAGAGGCGTCCTGCCGCCGGACTGGCTCACCACGCGCAGCCGTCTCGCCTGGCTGAATTCCGCCAGCTCCCGCATCGGCACGACCCTGGACCTGGAACGCACCGCACAGGAACTCGCCGAGTTCACCGTGCCCCGTTTCGCCGACGGGGCGGCCGTGGACATCCTCGAGAGCGTCCTGCGGGGCGACGAGGGCTCCCGGAGGACCGAACGCGGAATCCCGCAGATGCGGGCCACGGCGCTGTGCGCCATCGAGGAGCTCTCCAACCTGGAGCCGACCCCGGTGGGCGAGATCTTCGTGCACGCCAAGGAGCCGCACGAGACGCTGCTCCACCGGTACGTCCTCCGGCAGGGCAAGCCGGTGCTGCTGAGCAAAATACGCGACGACGACTTCCTCCACGTCGCACCCACCGCGAGCGCCGCCGCACAGTTGCGCGCCGCCGGCGTGCACAGCTACCTGGCCGTGCCCCTGATCGCCCGTGGGCTGCTGCTCGGCAGCGCCGACTTCGTCCGCGGCCGCGGAACCCCGCCGTTCTCCACCACCGACCTGGCGCTGGCGGAGCAGCTCGCCTCCAAGGCGGCGATCTTCATCGACAACGCACGTCTGTACGGGCGGGAGCGCGAGCACGTCATCTCGTTGCAGCGCTCCCTGCTGCCGCGCGTCACCCCGGCGACGCCGGGCCTACGGGTGCACTCCGAGTACGCGCCCGCGGCGGCGCATCACGGCGTGGGCGGGGACTGGTACGACGTGATGGCCCTGCCCGGCGGACGGACGGCCCTGATGGTGGGCGACGTGATGGGGCACGGGCTGCCCGCCGCCGCCACCATGGGGCGCCTGCGGACGGTGGCCCGCACGCTGATGACCCTGGACATGGCCCCCGAGCGGATCCTCGCGCGGCTCGACCTGGCCACCCGCGACCTGGAGGACGAGCAGGTCTCCACCTGCCTGTGCGCGGTCTACGACCCCGCCGACTCCTCCTACACGCTGGCGAGCGCCGGGCACCTGCCGCCGCTGCTCCTCGACGGGCAGGGCGCCGCCGACCTCGTCCCGGTGCCGACCGGCGCGCCGCTGGGGGCGGGCGTGATCCCGTACGACCCCTTGCGGCTGCGCGTCCCGGACGGCGCCCACCTGGTCATGTACACGGACGGCCTGATCAAGTCCCGTGACGAGGACGTGGACGCCCAGTTGGACCGGCTGCGTGCGGCGGCGCTGAGCCTGCCGCCCGGGACGCTGGAGAAGGGCGGTCTAGTGGAGCGCGCCCCGGCCGCCGCCGCCCGGTTCGACGAGGCGGTGCTCCTCGTCACCACGAGCGCCGCACTCCCGGCTGGGGACCTGCGGGTGTGGGAGCTGCCGCAGGACGGCCGGGCCGCCTCGGTCGCCCGTGGTCTCGTCACGGGCCAGCTCGCCGCCTGGGGGCTCGACGAACTCGCCGACGTCTCCGAGCTCGTCGTCTCCGAACTGGTCGGCAACGCACTGCGCTACGGGAACGGCCCCGGCGAGCTGCGGCTGCTGCGCGGGGAACGCTTCGTCGTGGAGGTGTCGGACACCGGCCCCGACCTGCCCCAGATCCAGCACGCGGGCCTCAGCGACGAGGGCGGACGGGGCCTTCAGCTCATCAACATGCTGTGCCGCCGCTGGGGTTCGTCCCGCACGGTCACCGGCAAGGTGGTCTGGGCGGAACAGAACATGCCGTCCTCGGTCTCGGACCGCAGCTCATAGCGGTGGGCCTGGTCTCGCGCCGGGTTTTCCGTCCGCGTACGCCGCGCGCAGTTCGATCTTGCGGACCTTCCCGCTCACCGTCATCGGGAAGGTCTCCAGGATCCGCAGCCTGCGCGGGATCTTGTAGTGCGCGAGCCGCTCCCGGCAGTAGGCGGAGATCTCCTCCAGGGTGGGCGGGTCGGCGGGGTCCCGGGGGATGACGCAGGCCAGGATCTCCTCGCCGTAGCGCTCGTCCGGCACCCCGACCACCTGGACGTCGGCGACCTTCGGGTGGCCGTACAGGAACTCCTCGATCTCCCGTGGGTACACGTTCTCGCCGCCCCGGATGATCATGTCCTTGATCCGGCCGACGACCTGGACGTATCCGTCCTCGCGCATCACCGCCAGGTCCCCCGTGTGCATCCACCGACCGGCGTCGACGACCTCGGCGGTACGGTCGGGCTGGTCCCAGTAGCCGAGCATCACGCTGTAGCCGCGGGTCCGCAGCTCGCCGGCGGTGCCGCGCGGCAGCGTGACGCCGGTGACGGGGTCCACGACCTTGACCTCGATGTGCGGCAGCGCGCGGCCCACCGTGCCGGTGCGGCGGTCCAGGTCGTCGTCGCGGCGGGTCTGGGTGGAGACCGGAGACGTCTCCGTCATCCCGTAGCAGATGGACACCTCGGCCATGTGCATCTCGGCGACGACCCGCTTCATCACCTCGGCCGGGCAGGGCGAACCGGCCATGATGCCGGTGCGCAGCGAGGAGAGGTCGTACCCGGCGAAGTCCGGCAGGTTCAGCTCGGCGATGAACATGGTGGGCACGCCGTACAGCGAGGTGCAGCGCTCCTCCTGGACGGCGGTCAGCACGGCTGCCGGCTCGAAGGACGGACCCGGGATCACGATGCAGGCGCCGTGCGAGGTGCTGGCGAGGTTGCCCATCACCATGCCGAAGCAGTGGTAGAAGGGGACCGGGAGGCAGACCCGGTCGGCCTCCGTGTACGCGATCGTCTCCCCGACGAAATACCCGTTGTTGAGGATGTTGTGGTGGGAGAGCGTCGCCCCCTTGGGGAACCCCGTGGTGCCCGAGGTGTACTGGATGTTGATCGGGTCGTCGCAGGACAGCTCCGCCTCGCGGGCGGCCAGTTGCTTCCCTGTGACGGCGGGCGCGGCCGCGGTCAGCTCGTCCCAGGACGGGTCGCCGATGTAGTGGACGGCGCGCAGGTCGGGGCAGGCGGAGCGGACCTGTTCGACGAGGGCCCGGTAGTCGCTGGTGCGGTGGGAGAGGGAGGCGACCAGCAGGGAGACGCCGGCCTGTTGGAGGACGAACCCCACCTCGTGCGCGCGGTAGGCGGGGTTGATCGTGACCATGACGGCCCCGATCCGGGCCGTGGCGTACTGGACGAGCACCCACTCCGGGCAGTTGACCGCCCAGATGCCGACCCGGTCGCCCCTCGCCACCCCCGACGCCATCAGGGCGCGGGCCAACGCGTCGACGTCCGCGACGAATGCGGTGTACGTCCAGCGCCGGCCCGAGGCCATGTCGACCAGCGCCTCGCGGTCGCCGTGTGCCGCGGCGGTCCGGTCGAGGTTGCGGCCGATGGTGTCGCCGAGCAGCGGGGTGGAGCCGATGCCGTGCGCGTAGGACCGGGTGTTCACGTGAGGTCCCCCTCGTCGAACTCGGCGCCGGAGCCCAAGGCGGTGCGTTCACGCAGTTCGATGCGGCGGATCTTGCCGGACACGGTCTTGGGCAGCTCCGCGAACTCCAGCCTGCGGATGCGTTTGTACGGGGCGAGGACCGCGCGGGAGTGCTCGAAGAGGACCTTCGCGGTGTCCGGTCCCGGCTCCCAGCCCTCCGCGAGCACCACGTACGCCTTCGGGACGGCGAGGCGGAGCGGGTCGGGGGCGGGCACGACGGCGGCCTCGGCGACCGCCTCGTGCTCCAGCAGGGCGCTCTCCAGCTCGAACGGCGAGATCTTGTAGTCGGAGGCCTTGAACACGTCGTCGGCGCGGCCCACATAGGTGATGTAGCCGTCCTCGTCCCGTGCGCCGATGTCCCCGGTGCGGTAGTAGCCGCCCGCCATGGCCTCGGCGGTGCGGTCCGGGTCGCCGTGGTAGCCGGTCATGAGGCCGACGGGGTGGTCGGCCAGGTCGAGGGAGATCTCGCCCTCGGCCGCCCCGGGCCGGCCGGTGACCGGGTCGAGCAGTTCGACGGTGAAGCCGGGGCTCGGCCGGCCCATGGAGCCGGTCTTGAGGAGCTGGCCGGGGGTGTTGGCGACCTGGAC from Streptomyces sp. CA-278952 carries:
- a CDS encoding ATP-binding SpoIIE family protein phosphatase translates to MNAGSGRRRLPGRGSAGQRSAGANVRFRRSRGVLPPDWLTTRSRLAWLNSASSRIGTTLDLERTAQELAEFTVPRFADGAAVDILESVLRGDEGSRRTERGIPQMRATALCAIEELSNLEPTPVGEIFVHAKEPHETLLHRYVLRQGKPVLLSKIRDDDFLHVAPTASAAAQLRAAGVHSYLAVPLIARGLLLGSADFVRGRGTPPFSTTDLALAEQLASKAAIFIDNARLYGREREHVISLQRSLLPRVTPATPGLRVHSEYAPAAAHHGVGGDWYDVMALPGGRTALMVGDVMGHGLPAAATMGRLRTVARTLMTLDMAPERILARLDLATRDLEDEQVSTCLCAVYDPADSSYTLASAGHLPPLLLDGQGAADLVPVPTGAPLGAGVIPYDPLRLRVPDGAHLVMYTDGLIKSRDEDVDAQLDRLRAAALSLPPGTLEKGGLVERAPAAAARFDEAVLLVTTSAALPAGDLRVWELPQDGRAASVARGLVTGQLAAWGLDELADVSELVVSELVGNALRYGNGPGELRLLRGERFVVEVSDTGPDLPQIQHAGLSDEGGRGLQLINMLCRRWGSSRTVTGKVVWAEQNMPSSVSDRSS
- a CDS encoding AMP-binding protein, whose product is MNTRSYAHGIGSTPLLGDTIGRNLDRTAAAHGDREALVDMASGRRWTYTAFVADVDALARALMASGVARGDRVGIWAVNCPEWVLVQYATARIGAVMVTINPAYRAHEVGFVLQQAGVSLLVASLSHRTSDYRALVEQVRSACPDLRAVHYIGDPSWDELTAAAPAVTGKQLAAREAELSCDDPINIQYTSGTTGFPKGATLSHHNILNNGYFVGETIAYTEADRVCLPVPFYHCFGMVMGNLASTSHGACIVIPGPSFEPAAVLTAVQEERCTSLYGVPTMFIAELNLPDFAGYDLSSLRTGIMAGSPCPAEVMKRVVAEMHMAEVSICYGMTETSPVSTQTRRDDDLDRRTGTVGRALPHIEVKVVDPVTGVTLPRGTAGELRTRGYSVMLGYWDQPDRTAEVVDAGRWMHTGDLAVMREDGYVQVVGRIKDMIIRGGENVYPREIEEFLYGHPKVADVQVVGVPDERYGEEILACVIPRDPADPPTLEEISAYCRERLAHYKIPRRLRILETFPMTVSGKVRKIELRAAYADGKPGARPGPPL